A single Populus alba chromosome 7, ASM523922v2, whole genome shotgun sequence DNA region contains:
- the LOC118043578 gene encoding probable mitochondrial adenine nucleotide transporter BTL3, whose product MYGQDHRFFASLFKDKESELPDQQPFILGGLFLDHKTICPPSFVSIVSSKKKGNNDSHSYLSKRTLLRFENMRRRGRKGDVFLSVSLSIKGGEEDGDGGNVGESIESLGQDGVEKNVELVEEKEVEVKRSGTSAALNTTKHLWAGVVAAMVSRTFVAPLERLKLEYIVRGEQKNLFEVIKAIAAAQGLKGFWKGNFVNILRTAPFKSINFYAYDTYRNQLLKLSGNEETTNFERFLSGAAAGITATLLCLPMDTIRTKMVAPGGEVLGGVIGTFHHMIQTEGFFSLYKGLLPSLVAMAPSGAVYYGVYDMLKSAYLHSPEGMKRIQNIKQGQELNALEQLELGTMRTLLYGAIAGCCSEAATYPFEVVRRQLQMQVRATKMSALATCIKIVEQGGIPALYAGLIPSLLQVLPSAAISYFVYEFMKIVLKVEST is encoded by the exons ATGTACGGTCAAGATCATCGTTTCTTTGCCTCTTTATTCAAAGATAAAGAATCTGAACTGCCGGATCAACAACCCTTCATTCTCGGGGGTCTGTTCCTAGATCATAAAACCATCTGTCCTCCTTCCTTTGTTTCTATAGTTTCTTCAAAGAAGAAGGGAAACAATGACAGCCATTCCTATTTGTCGAAAAGAACCTTGCTAAGGTTTGAGAATATGCGGCGGCGAGGTAGGAAAGGTGACGTGTTTTTATCTGTTAGTTTGTCAATAAAGGGGGGAGAAGAAGATGGAGATGGAGGGAATGTTGGGGAGTCAATTGAGAGTTTGGGGCAAGATGGGGTTGAGAAAAATGTCGAGTTGGTGGAGGAGAAGGAGGTTGAAGTGAAGAGATCCGGTACTTCAGCAGCGTTGAATACAACTAAACATCTATGGGCTGGTGTTGTGGCTGCTATGGTTTCAag GACTTTTGTAGCACCTCTTGAGAGGCTGAAGCTGGAGTACATAGTTCGCGGTGAACAGAAGAATCTTTTTGAGGTCATCAAGGCGATTGCGGCGGCACAAGGGTTGAAAGGTTTTTGGAAGGGAAACTTTGTCAATATTCTTCGCACTGCTCCATTTAAGTCCATCAATTTCTATGCTTATGATACATACAGAAATCAACTTCTAAAATTGTCTGGGAATGAGGAAACCACAAATTTTGAGAGGTTCCTTTCTGGTGCTGCTGCTGGAATTACTGCTACTTTGCTTTGCTTGCCGATGGACACT ATAAGAACGAAGATGGTTGCACCTGGTGGGGAAGTTTTGGGTGGTGTAATTGGCACTTTCCACCACATGATCCAGACAGAAggtttcttttctctttataaGGGTTTACTACCCTCGTTAGTGGCAATGGCTCCTTCAGGTGCTGTTTACTATGGTGTTTATGATATGCTAAAATCAGCTTATCTTCACTCGCCGGAAGGAATGAAGAGAATTCAGAACATCAAACAAGGTCAGGAATTGAATGCATTGGAACAGCTGGAGTTGGGTACCATGAGAACATTGCTTTATGGGGCAATTGCTGGTTGTTGCTCTGAAGCTGCTACGTATCCATTTGAAGTTGTGCGGAGACAGCTTCAAATGCAAGTCCGGGCAACAAAGATGAGTGCACTGGCAACTTGCATAAAGATAGTTGAGCAAGGAGGCATTCCTGCTCTTTATGCAGGTTTAATTCCCAGCCTATTGCAG GTTTTACCATCAGCTGCAATAAGTTACTTTGTATACGAGTTCATGAAGATAGTGCTCAAAGTCGAGTCAACATAG